One Brassica napus cultivar Da-Ae chromosome C4, Da-Ae, whole genome shotgun sequence genomic region harbors:
- the LOC106423005 gene encoding uncharacterized protein LOC106423005, producing the protein MAEEFDEAEVVFSEDLSSVLSRDNDDENGLFGLKERNKSRRIVKRKEKVTALSSSLPVNIPENMFRRHVEKEEGEHSEEEEYSNGRGEIVPPHVIVGRRIQGEGGQMAFSVCSGSGRTLKGRDLSRVRNSVLRLTGFLEA; encoded by the coding sequence ATGGCTGAGGAATTCGATGAAGCTGAGGTTGTATTCTCTGAAGATTTAAGCTCTGTTCTCTCGAGAGACAACGATGATGAGAATGGTCTGTTCGGTCTGAAGGAGAGGAACAAGTCGCGGCGGATCGTCAAGAGAAAGGAGAAGGTAACGGCGTTATCGAGCTCGCTGCCGGTGAATATACCGGAGAACATGTTTCGTAGGCACGTTGAGAAAGAGGAAGGTGAACACTCTGAGGAGGAGGAGTATTCCAACGGAAGAGGAGAGATTGTTCCGCCGCATGTTATAGTCGGACGGAGGATTCAAGGAGAAGGAGGACAAATGGCGTTTTCAGTTTGTTCGGGTAGTGGAAGGACGCTTAAGGGGAGAGACCTGAGCCGGGTTCGTAACTCGGTTCTCAGGTTAACCGGTTTTTTGGAGGCTTGA